A genomic region of Mus musculus strain C57BL/6J chromosome 7, GRCm38.p6 C57BL/6J contains the following coding sequences:
- the Gm6124 gene encoding uncharacterized protein C2orf78 homolog gives MSESSQSSLFFGTESTLHPSLPLLSNSMQPAGTVYNFSRVSTPDMSSAWLLPSASSTSFQPLMGNAYLNPHAGTTMLTVLTEQSQISTLAPSYPGALKWDCTGSTHRREDALQEFNMTLIDQDNTLSSLAVTNQCDKILDPNVIVPFYPTLPASFVQITPPQMPSQEYSLAPSYQEGSQVYYYEHNILGPLIAGEFGQCLQPHGSVSYPGSQTSVLQPEMLMVLKEIQPRNIQIPLFTSAFSYSTSAQSMPDNSLPVVQMETSLGLPPSGQTHCQLQSPELCNTSVQVSQIRPPAVNGDRALTAPIYSPSQFLALPTAPSLEQPEDKNMPEIKEGTKENQDTPILTLEHPDLQQPLHCTDTENLSQKPDSDNAHLGCIFMVPKELVELEKEIGSNFDFKDITRFGADIQLPQLLNTLTDIDQDQSCENWRVTSSPSDQVRKNKHKSFELLEGAPQSKIQHRYLVEGEGAVGVAGASDMAIDNMAKHPEGKAPKGRPNKNRRARKQGQERTSGPEKKSKKTEELKQSRKRVKPQEKPSIPKTKRKSNPPELSQNSFKKPRTNLAMHMLESVQVFHPLGKKTEKKTGISSFRDLRTFTSNKDSGPGSGSITTTVLNMPGEGQGPPKSPGKVQRAESSVNKDCLSPSQYELPPAGKVKLVPLPFPTLDKPQSRPASRKPLSLALRRPTAVYPVQPHSHSAQPTTLRPAQPPPVSSSLKASAKPAPPISSSFTGPNVSNPNQSSAVPQLPTSRPVPYRASSHTSFQRELVSAARNNAPSPPKPQTQYLLHDFSGQPIPWKKVDILGPVVSQPITKEQRPEREAMKRRAQQERENAVKNPSTGKLQIFLQRERDMEISQYYGYAM, from the exons ATGTCAG AAAGTTCCCAAAGTTCACTTTTCTTTGGGACAGAAAGCACTCTGcacccttctctgcctctgctgagcAACTCCATGCAGCCTGCAGGAACGGTGTACAACTTTTCCAGGGTCTCCACCCCAGATATGAGTTCAGCATGGCTTCTACCATCAGCATCCAGCACTTCTTTCCAGCCGCTCATGGGTAATGCCTATCTTAACCCACATGCTGGCACTACCATGCTGACAGTGCTAACGGAGCAGAGCCAGATTTCCACCTTGGCACCCTCCTATCCAGGTGCTCTCAAGTGGGATTGCACTGGAAGCACACATAGGAGGGAAGATGCACTCCAGGAATTCAATATGACCCTCATTGACCAGGACAATACACTCTCCTCCCTGGCTGTGACAAACCAGTGTGATAAAATTTTAGATCCCAATGTCATAGTTCCTTTTTATCCAACACTGCCTGCCAGCTTTGTCCAGATCACACCACCGCAGATGCCAAGTCAAGAATACAGCCTGGCACCTTCCTACCAGGAAGGCAGCCAGGTCTATTACTATGAGCACAACATCCTAGGTCCTCTGATAGCTGGAGAATTTGGGCAGTGTTTACAGCCCCATGGCTCTGTGTCTTACCCTGGGAGTCAGACCTCTGTGCTCCAACCAGAGATGTTGATGGTGCTAAAGGAGATTCAGCCAAGGAATATCCAAATACCACTTTTTACCTCTGCCTTCTcctattccacatctgctcaatCCATGCCAGACAACAGTCTTCCCG TGGTTCAAATGGAGACGTCCCTGGGATTGCCACCTTCAGGCCAGACACACTGTCAGCTGCAGAGTCCAGAACTCTGCAACACCAGTGTCCAGGTTTCCCAGATAAGGCCACCAGCTGTCAACGGGGACAGGGCATTAACAGCCCCCATCTACAGTCCTTCACAGTTCCTGGCCTTGCCTACAGCTCCAAGCCTGGAACAACCAGAGGACAAAAACATGCCTGAGATAAAAGAGGgcacaaaagaaaaccaagacacaCCAATCCTGACTTTGGAACACCCTGACTTGCAGCAGCCTCTGCACTGCACTGACACTGAGAACCTCAGTCAGAAGCCTGATTCTGATAATGCCCATTTGGGATGCATCTTCATGGTTCCGAAAGAGCTTGTGGAGCTAGAGAAGGAGATTGGATCCAATTTCGACTTTAAAGACATCACTAGGTTTGGGGCAGACATTCAACTTCCCCAACTCctaaacaccctcacagacatagACCAAGATCAGTCCTGTGAAAACTGGAGAGTCACCAGTAGCCCATCTGACCAGGTGAGGAAGAACAAACATAAATCCTTTGAGTTGCTTGAGGGGGCTCCTCAGTCCAAAATCCAGCACCGGTACctggtggagggagagggggctGTGGGTGTTGCTGGGGCCAGTGACATGGCTATTGACAACATGGCAAAGCACCCAGAAGGAAAAGCTCCCAAAGGGCGCCCCAACAAGAACAGAAGAGCTAGAAAACAGGGGCAAGAAAGAACAAGTGGACCAGAGAAAAAGTCCAAGAAAACAGAGGAGCTTAAGCAGTCAAGGAAGAGAGTCAAACCACAAGAGAAGCCCTCCATCCCCAAGACCAAGAGGAAGAGTAACCCACCTGAGCTCAGTCAAAACAGCTTCAAGAAGCCTCGAACCAACCTTGCAATGCACATGCTGGAGTCTGTGCAGGTCTTCCACCCACTGGGGAAAAAGACTGAGAAGAAAACTGGCATCTCATCTTTCAGAGATCTGCGAACCTTCACCAGCAACAAAGATTCAGGTCCAGGCTCAGGCTCAATTACTACAACAGTGTTAAACATGCCAGGTGAGGGCCAGGGTCCTCCCAAAAGCCCAGGGAAagttcagagagcagagagcagtgtTAACAAAGATTGTCTATCTCCATCCCAGTATGAGCTGCCCCCAGCTGGGAAGGTCAAGTTAGTTCCTCTGCCTTTTCCAACTCTGGACAAGCCTCAATCCAGACCTGCTTCTAGAAAGCCCCTTTCCCTGGCTTTACGCAGGCCCACTGCAGTTTACCCTGTGCAGCCTCACTCTCACTCAGCTCAACCTACCACTCTCAGGCCAGCCCAACCACCTCCAGTGAGCTCATCTTTAAAAGCCTCTGCCAAGCCAGCTCCTCCAATTTCCTCCAGTTTCACTGGACCTAATGTAAGCAACCCCAACCAGTCTAGTGCTGTGCCCCAGTTGCCCACCTCGAGGCCTGTACCATACAGAGCATCATCTCacacatcattccagagagagCTTGTTTCTGCTGCCAGGAACAATGCACCATCACCTCCCAAACCTCAAACCCAATATCTGCTGCATGACTTCAGCGGCCAACCCATTCCATGGAAGAAAGTCGACATTCTGGGACCAGTTGTCTCACAACCCATCACAAaagagcagaggccagagagggaggcCATGAAGAGGAGAGCCCAACAAGAGCGTGAGAATGCTGTCAAGAACCCCTCTACTGGGAAACTGCAGATTTTCCTTCAGAGGGAGAGGGATATGGAAATTTCTCAATATTATGGCTATGCAATGTAA